In the genome of Anabaena cylindrica PCC 7122, the window GGGACATAAAGGAGATTTTTTAAATGAAACTACTAAAGCTGATTTAGAGTCTCTTAGTTTTCAAGTTTTATCCGCTGCACAGATTGGATTTAACTGGAAATTTGACTCTCTAGAAAATATGGTTCGCTTTTGCAAATTATTATTTTATATCAACGATGCTAATGATAGACAGATATTAAAAGGAATACAAAAATATTTAGGTTACAAAGTAGTAGACAATCAATATTGTTTGCCATGGGAATTATTTTTCTTAAAAGCTAGGAAAATAACAGGTTAATCTAATTTTTATTAGAAAAAATGTTAATGTTAATTTCCTACAGCAGTTTGCGTAGTTAGGAGGTACAAAATCTAAATTGGAACCTATACATGAAGCCAGTTTTACTCCTGACTCCTGAATTCTACTGTATATGTCTTCTATTGTTTAACTGATTGTTGCCAATGATAAAAGGGACTCAGAGCAATACTTATAAGCAGTTCCATTTCTACAATTGCCACGATATCTGTTTTTAAGGAATTTCTGTTTTTAATATAAAAACCAATTGCTTTACTGAAATCACTAATCATGTATATTGAACTTATTATTGGTCTTTGCCAAGGTTGATAATTCAGCATTCTATAATAATATCGACATATCCCATTTTGATGGAAAAAGTTTCTTAAATATTCCTTCTCAAATCTTGATTTAGGAATCAAATGATCTAATTGCATTTCAGGATTGAACCATAGCTGCCAATTTTTTTGCCAAATATAATTTAACATCTCCAAATCTTCATTTGTTTGTGGCAACAAAGGATGTTCAGGAATACTTTCTAACCAGGCTTTTTTACGAATGACTATTCCTGCACCTGGAGGAAACATTCTTTTTTTAGTTGATTGATATTTTTCGTTATAGCAATAAGTTTGATTGCCTTTTATAATTGCGAAAAAGCGAGCTATTCTTTCAAATCCCGGAGGAGGTTCAACTTCAAATTTCCCATGAATTTGTCCCCCATAAGCACCAGCATTTTCATGAGTTTGACCAAATTTATAAGCCTCTGCTACCCAGTTAGAATAGGGTAAATTGTCATCATCCAGAAATCCGATTAAATCACTTTTCGCTGCTCGAATAGCACATCTTCGAGCAAAAGCGAGTCCTTGTTTAGCTTCAAAGCAATATTTAAGAGGATAAATTTCACTCCAATTAGATAGTTGCTGTTGTACTACTTCGGCTGTGTTATCAGTGCTATTGTTGTCAATAATCAGTATTTCCCAGGAAATTTCCTCTGTCCCAACTTGCGATCGCAATTTCTCTAGAACATCTAATATGCGATTTTCTCCGTTATAGGTACAGATAGCCACTGTAAAATCAACCATAAGCTTTTGGTGGTGTCAATTTTGTGAATTAATCTGCTCTGAACGCGCTAGTATCTTGATTATAAAATTCGGGCTAATACGTAATTATTCTTAGTCATATCGCACAAAATGCTACTTAGTAAACATTAATAATTTTTTCTCTTGTGAGCAATCTGGGATTAAGTTAGAGGCGTATAATACGAATGCAATATTTTGTCTTTTGAGAAAAACCACACCTGTATTAATTATGAAATATCTTTTTTTTCCAATGGTAAAAAGGACTGATAAAAATACTTATGAGAAGTTCCATTTCTCCAGCAGCAACTATATCGGTCTTAATAACACTGCTGTATTTAATCAAGTGAAGCATTATTTTTAGTACGTCATTTACCATGTAGGCAGGTAAAACAAAAAAAAATTGCCAAGGTTTATAGGCAATCATTCTCGTCTGGTATCGACTTAACCCTACTCCTTTAAAAAATTTGATTAT includes:
- the hpsE gene encoding hormogonium polysaccharide biosynthesis glycosyltransferase HpsE, with amino-acid sequence MVDFTVAICTYNGENRILDVLEKLRSQVGTEEISWEILIIDNNSTDNTAEVVQQQLSNWSEIYPLKYCFEAKQGLAFARRCAIRAAKSDLIGFLDDDNLPYSNWVAEAYKFGQTHENAGAYGGQIHGKFEVEPPPGFERIARFFAIIKGNQTYCYNEKYQSTKKRMFPPGAGIVIRKKAWLESIPEHPLLPQTNEDLEMLNYIWQKNWQLWFNPEMQLDHLIPKSRFEKEYLRNFFHQNGICRYYYRMLNYQPWQRPIISSIYMISDFSKAIGFYIKNRNSLKTDIVAIVEMELLISIALSPFYHWQQSVKQ